A window of Parasynechococcus marenigrum WH 8102 contains these coding sequences:
- a CDS encoding dienelactone hydrolase family protein: MVTIGGVACGPVTISESTSAGWVSVAIGPLPLRCWWSPPAGCRRDIDNISIENRAYIVLPEVFGVNAWVRSVADRLAAQGIPALAVPLFARTAPELELAYESCDLAQGRAHKDATTASQILSDVSAAVAWLQQRCPNAAIDLAGFCFGGHAALLAATLPQIRHSFDFYGAGVSRMRPGGGAPSLELLPQVSGQLTCVCGSADPLIPEEDRTTIRSALAAADPSGKRMSYIEIDGVDHGFMCEARGSFDADASALGWQLMLA, from the coding sequence GTGGTGACAATTGGGGGTGTGGCCTGTGGACCTGTGACAATTTCCGAATCAACGAGCGCTGGCTGGGTGTCTGTGGCCATTGGGCCGCTGCCGCTGCGCTGTTGGTGGTCACCCCCCGCTGGCTGCCGGCGCGATATTGATAATATTTCGATTGAAAATCGTGCATATATCGTGCTACCGGAGGTGTTCGGGGTGAATGCCTGGGTCCGTTCGGTCGCCGATCGCCTTGCGGCGCAGGGGATTCCGGCGTTGGCCGTGCCCCTGTTTGCCCGCACCGCCCCAGAGTTGGAGCTCGCTTACGAATCGTGCGATCTGGCCCAAGGGCGCGCCCACAAGGACGCCACCACCGCTTCGCAAATCCTCAGCGATGTCTCAGCGGCCGTGGCTTGGTTGCAGCAGCGCTGCCCCAACGCCGCCATTGATCTGGCCGGCTTCTGCTTCGGGGGCCATGCCGCCCTGCTGGCGGCCACGCTGCCGCAGATCCGCCACAGTTTCGATTTCTACGGCGCTGGGGTCAGCCGCATGCGTCCTGGTGGTGGTGCCCCCTCCCTCGAGCTGTTGCCGCAGGTGTCCGGCCAGCTCACCTGTGTTTGTGGCAGCGCTGATCCGCTCATTCCAGAGGAGGATCGCACCACAATCAGATCGGCTCTGGCTGCGGCTGATCCCTCAGGCAAGCGTATGAGTTACATCGAAATCGATGGAGTGGACCACGGCTTCATGTGCGAGGCGCGCGGCAGCTTTGATGCCGATGCTTCTGCCTTGGGTTGGCAGTTGATGCTGGCCTAG
- the cysE gene encoding serine O-acetyltransferase: MFDHIRADFAIIRERDPAARGWLEIICCYPGFQALSLHRLSHSLWRSPLPLKLAARCLSQISRTLTGIEIHPGARIGRSVFIDHGMGVVIGETAEVGHRCLLYQGVTLGGTGKDHGKRHPTLAENVVVGAGAKVLGAINIGANTRIGAGSVVVRDVDADCTVVGIPGRVIHQSGVRINPLAHSALPDAEANVIRNLMERIDELESTVSNLQRCLKEVAEGRQLRDVCRGESQSLKDREILEFLGENTG; the protein is encoded by the coding sequence ATGTTCGATCACATCCGCGCCGACTTCGCGATCATCCGTGAGCGCGACCCGGCAGCTCGTGGCTGGCTAGAGATCATCTGCTGTTATCCAGGCTTTCAGGCCCTGAGCCTGCATCGCCTCAGCCACAGCCTGTGGCGTAGCCCACTCCCCCTGAAGCTGGCAGCCCGCTGCCTCAGCCAGATCAGCCGCACCCTCACCGGCATCGAGATTCATCCCGGAGCCCGCATAGGCCGCAGCGTATTCATCGACCACGGCATGGGGGTGGTGATCGGCGAAACCGCCGAGGTGGGCCACCGCTGTCTGCTGTATCAGGGTGTGACCCTGGGTGGCACCGGCAAAGACCACGGCAAACGCCATCCCACGCTGGCTGAGAACGTGGTGGTGGGAGCTGGCGCCAAGGTGCTGGGGGCCATCAACATCGGAGCCAACACCCGGATCGGCGCTGGCTCTGTGGTGGTGCGTGATGTGGACGCCGATTGCACGGTGGTTGGAATCCCGGGTCGGGTGATTCACCAGAGCGGCGTGCGGATCAATCCCCTGGCCCACTCCGCCCTACCGGATGCGGAAGCCAACGTGATTCGCAACCTGATGGAGCGGATCGACGAACTGGAGAGCACGGTGAGCAATCTGCAGCGCTGTCTCAAGGAAGTTGCAGAAGGGCGTCAGCTGCGGGACGTCTGCCGTGGCGAGTCCCAAAGCCTTAAAGATCGAGAGATCTTGGAGTTTCTGGGGGAAAACACAGGCTGA
- the infC gene encoding translation initiation factor IF-3, which translates to MPPRPRFDRRAPVRELPNINDRISYPQLRVVDSDGSQLGVISREEALEVAKERELDLVLVSEKADPPVCRIMDYGKFKFEQEKKAKEAKKKSHQTEVKEVKMRYKIDQHDYDVRIGQAVRFLKAGDKVKCTVIFRGREIQHTALAETLLRRMAKDLEEKAEIQQAPKREGRNMIMFLTPRKTPLVKKEEKEAAPTKAVRTIPAPPRPTAAKVAAQQA; encoded by the coding sequence ATGCCCCCACGCCCCCGTTTTGACCGTCGTGCTCCTGTTCGGGAGCTGCCCAACATCAACGACCGGATCAGCTACCCCCAGTTAAGGGTGGTCGACTCAGATGGCAGTCAGCTCGGGGTGATCAGCAGGGAGGAAGCCCTGGAGGTGGCCAAGGAGCGCGAGCTGGACCTGGTGCTGGTGAGCGAGAAGGCCGATCCACCGGTTTGCCGGATCATGGACTACGGCAAGTTCAAATTCGAGCAGGAAAAGAAAGCCAAGGAAGCCAAGAAGAAGTCGCATCAGACCGAAGTCAAGGAGGTCAAGATGCGCTACAAGATCGACCAGCACGACTACGACGTGCGCATCGGCCAGGCCGTGCGCTTTCTTAAAGCTGGCGACAAGGTGAAGTGCACGGTGATCTTCCGCGGCCGGGAGATTCAGCACACGGCGCTCGCGGAAACCCTGTTGCGCCGCATGGCGAAGGATCTGGAGGAGAAGGCTGAGATCCAGCAGGCTCCCAAGCGCGAGGGTCGCAACATGATCATGTTCCTCACACCGCGTAAGACTCCGCTGGTGAAGAAGGAGGAGAAGGAGGCTGCACCGACCAAGGCGGTGCGCACCATCCCGGCTCCGCCTCGACCCACCGCCGCCAAGGTAGCCGCCCAACAGGCCTAG
- the miaA gene encoding tRNA (adenosine(37)-N6)-dimethylallyltransferase MiaA, whose translation MTQPEPLVITLLGPTASGKTALSLEIAERLNLPVINVDSRQLYREMTVGTAKPTAEQRARVPHHLLDLRNPDQPITLQEFQAEAEPCIQRELQSRGMALLVGGSGLYLKALTSGLKPPAVPPQAQLREQLSQLGQAICHPLLQQADPTAGAKIAPADAVRTQRALEVLYATGRPMSSQATATPPPWRVLELGLDPANLRQRIQQRTDQLYSDGLVEETRQLSERYGADLPLLQTIGYGEALQLLEGTMNQAKANRITTQRTRQFAKRQRTWFRRQHQPHWLAPATELDQAMTLIEQHLR comes from the coding sequence TTGACGCAGCCAGAACCCTTGGTGATCACGTTGCTGGGGCCCACCGCCAGCGGCAAAACAGCCCTGTCGCTGGAGATCGCTGAACGGCTCAATCTGCCGGTGATCAACGTGGATTCCAGGCAGCTGTACCGGGAGATGACCGTGGGCACCGCCAAACCGACGGCGGAGCAACGGGCGCGGGTGCCACACCATTTGCTGGATCTACGCAACCCCGATCAGCCGATCACCCTGCAGGAATTTCAGGCGGAGGCCGAGCCCTGCATCCAGCGTGAGCTGCAAAGCAGGGGCATGGCACTGCTGGTGGGGGGTAGTGGCTTGTATCTCAAGGCCCTCACCAGTGGCCTCAAACCACCGGCGGTGCCACCGCAGGCGCAGCTGCGTGAGCAGCTGAGCCAATTGGGTCAAGCGATCTGCCATCCGCTGCTCCAGCAGGCCGATCCAACGGCCGGCGCCAAGATCGCCCCCGCTGATGCCGTACGCACCCAACGGGCTCTGGAGGTGCTGTACGCCACCGGTCGACCGATGAGCAGCCAGGCCACAGCTACACCACCGCCCTGGCGGGTTTTGGAACTGGGGCTAGATCCTGCCAACCTGCGCCAGCGCATTCAGCAGCGCACCGACCAGCTCTACAGCGACGGGTTGGTGGAGGAGACCCGGCAACTTTCGGAGCGCTACGGCGCTGATCTGCCATTGCTGCAGACCATTGGCTACGGCGAGGCCCTGCAGCTCCTCGAAGGAACGATGAACCAGGCGAAAGCCAACCGAATCACCACCCAGCGCACGCGGCAATTCGCCAAGCGTCAGCGCACCTGGTTCCGGCGCCAGCACCAGCCCCATTGGCTGGCGCCGGCTACAGAACTTGATCAGGCGATGACGTTGATCGAGCAGCATCTAAGGTGA
- a CDS encoding GntR family transcriptional regulator — MRFHIQQESDIPASTQLYNQICFAIAARHYPPGHRLPSTRQLAMQTGLHRNTISKVYRQLETDGVVEAMAGSGIYVRDQQKPREIKTPPHIRNRGVTDLDREVRKCVDGLLNAGCTLQQTRELLTREIDWRLRCGARVLVSTPREDIGASMLIAEELEPSLDVPVEVVPMEELESVLESSSNGTVVTSRYFLQPVEDLVKKHSVRAVAVDLNDFRHELAMLKELRPGSCVGLVSISPGILRAAEVILHSMRGNELLVMTATPDVGSRLLALLRASSHVLCDRPSLPLVEQSLRQNRSQLMRMPQVHCAESYLSTDTIELLRKEIGLQTPAAAS; from the coding sequence GTGCGATTCCACATCCAGCAGGAAAGCGACATCCCGGCGTCGACCCAGCTGTACAACCAGATCTGCTTCGCGATCGCAGCTCGGCACTACCCCCCCGGCCACCGTTTGCCGAGCACCCGCCAACTGGCGATGCAGACCGGCCTTCACCGCAACACGATCAGCAAGGTGTACCGGCAGCTCGAGACCGACGGCGTGGTGGAAGCCATGGCCGGCTCCGGCATCTACGTGCGCGATCAGCAAAAGCCGCGTGAGATCAAGACACCACCTCACATCCGTAACCGCGGGGTGACCGATCTCGATCGCGAGGTGCGCAAGTGTGTGGACGGCCTGCTCAATGCCGGCTGCACCCTGCAGCAGACCCGTGAACTGCTGACCCGCGAGATCGACTGGCGATTGCGCTGCGGCGCCCGGGTGCTGGTGAGCACCCCCCGCGAAGACATCGGAGCGTCGATGTTGATCGCTGAGGAACTGGAACCCAGCCTCGATGTGCCCGTTGAAGTGGTGCCGATGGAGGAGCTGGAAAGTGTGCTGGAGAGTTCCAGCAACGGCACCGTGGTGACCAGCCGCTACTTCCTCCAACCCGTGGAGGACCTAGTTAAAAAGCACAGTGTTCGCGCTGTGGCCGTGGATCTCAACGACTTCCGCCACGAGCTGGCCATGCTCAAGGAACTCCGCCCCGGCAGTTGCGTTGGCCTGGTGAGCATCAGCCCAGGCATCCTGCGTGCGGCGGAGGTGATCCTCCACTCCATGCGCGGCAATGAACTGCTGGTAATGACAGCCACCCCTGACGTGGGCAGCCGCCTGCTGGCTCTCCTGCGAGCCTCCAGCCACGTGCTTTGCGACCGCCCCAGCCTGCCGTTGGTGGAGCAAAGTCTGCGCCAGAACCGCTCCCAGCTGATGCGCATGCCGCAGGTGCATTGCGCCGAGAGCTACCTCAGCACCGATACGATCGAGCTCCTCCGCAAGGAGATCGGCCTGCAGACCCCGGCGGCCGCCAGCTGA